From the genome of Aminivibrio pyruvatiphilus:
TTCCCTCGTTCATCGAGAACAACATGTAACGGCGATGTCTGAGAAAGGTCAGGTTTTCTGATATGTACGGACAGACCATTGCGGAAAAAATACTCCAGAAGCACTCGACGGAACCGGGAAAGCCCGTAAAGGCGGGAGACATCCTTTTCTGCAGCGTTGATTTTCTCATGAGCCATGACGCAACGGCGCCGATGGCCATACGGGCTTTCGAAAACATGGGAGGAACAAAGGTTTTTGATCCCTCGAAAATGGTGCTCATTCTTGACCACGCCACCCCCGCTCCCTATGAAAGAATAGCCAACCTTCAGTCCATGATGAGGGAGTTCGCCAGGGAGCAGGGAATAACGTTCATCGAAGGCGGAGAAGGCGTATGCCACCAGATCGTCGTGGAAAAGGGGTACCTCAGGCCCGGAGACCTGGCTCTCGGAACGGATTCCCACACCTGTACCTACGGTGCGCTGGGGGTTTTTGCGACCGGGGTCGGTTCCACCGATATGGCCGCGGCGATGTACACCGGCAAATCGTGGTTCAAGGTTCCGGAAACCATACGGGTGAATCTGAAGGGAACCCTCCGGAAGGGATGTTCGGCGAAAGACGTGATTCTGAAGACCGCCGGAGTTATCGGGGCGGACGGTGCGAATTACAGGAGCATGGAGTTCTACGGAGAGTGGATCGACAGGGCTTCTCTTTCGGAACGCCTGACCATTGCCAACATGGTGGTGGAAATGGGAGCCAAGTGCGGTTTCCCCTGCGGTCCCGAACTGGGAATTTCCGCCGACGCCGATGCCCGGTACCTGATGGATGCGGAAATCGATCTTGACGCCCTAGTACCCGTGGTTGCGAGACCTCACGCGGTCGACGACGTCTGTCCCGTGAGCGAAGTCCGGGACGTGGCCATTCACCAGGCCTTCCTGGGCAGCTGCACGAACGGGAGAATGGAAGACCTCCGCGAGGCCGCGCGAATACTGAAAGGAAAGAAGATTGCAGAAGGCGTGAGGCTTATCATCGCTCCTGCCTCCAGGCAGGTCATGCTCCAGGCCATGGAAGAGGGGGTGCTCACGACGCTCATCGAGGCGGGAGGAGCTGTTTTTACTCCCGGCTGCGGCGTGTGCGTGGGAACCCACGGAGGCGTCCCTGCGGACGGGGAGGTGGTCCTTTCCACCTCCAACCGCAATTTCAAGGGGAGGATGGGAAACAACAAGGCGCTTATCTATCTTGCCTCACCCCTTACCATAGCGGCATCGGTAATCACGGGGCGAATCACGGACCCCAGGGAACTGGAGGGATGACGGTGAAACTCCAAGGGCATGCCGTAAAATACGGCGACAACATCAGCACGGATCTCATTATCGCCGGCAAGCACACCAAAACGCTGAATGTCCGGGACCTCGCGGACCATGCGATGGAAGATCTCGATCCTTCCTTCGGTGAGAAGATCAGCGGGGGCGGCGTTCTTGTGGCCGGAACGTATTTCGGCTGCGGATCTTCGAGAGAGCAGGCTCCCGTTGCCTTGAAAGAAGCCGGAGTCCTGTTCATCGCGGCGAAAACCTTTTCCCGCATTTTTTACAGGAATGCGGTCAACATCGGACTTGCCGTGGTCGAATGCGATACCGACTCCATCGGCGAAGGAGATATCCTTGAATATGATGTCGGCTCGGATGTCCTGAAAAACAGGAGCAAAAATCTGGAGCTGGCGGTGACCCCTCTCCCCGAAATAATGGTGGAAATTCTGAAAGAAGGCGGGGTGGTGCCGTATATAAAAAAACACGGCGGATTTTAGGGAACAGGTGCTTCCCGGCCGGTTTTCAGCCCGGAAGCCGGGGAACCTCCGGGGCTGGGGAACCGTAATTTTGAGTGTTTAGTAAGGAGGAGGTATGTCGAGATGTTCAGGCTATCAAAAGTTTGTATGTGTGCATTTCTGGTCCTGTTTGTCATTGCCGCTCCATCCTTCGCAGCCTTTCCCGACGGAAAGCCGATTCGCATAGTGAATCCTTTCGCCGCCGGGGGAGCTGGAGACGTGGAGGTGCGTATGCTTGCCCCTCTCATGGAGAAGCATTTCGGAGTCCCCGTGGTCGTAGAAAACATGACAGGCGCCGGCGGGCGCATCGCGTACGACAAGATGTACAGGGAAACAGCCGACGGACACACTCTTTTTTACAACAACCAGCCTGCACTGCAGCTGGGAGAGTTCCTGTACGACGGAAGGTACAAGGGGAATGAATTCACCTATCTCGTCAACGTCGTCAACGATCCCCGGTATCTTCTCGTTCTGAAAAGTTCCCCCTACCAGACATTCCAGGATCTTCTCGAAACATCGAAAAAAAAGGACATATCCTGTGCAGTGTCCGGCCTTGGAAGCAGCGGACACCTGGGCAGCGTTCAGCTTGTTCTTGCGGGCCTGAAGCACAGGATAGTGCCTTTCGACGGAACTGCTCCGTCAAAGGCTGCCTTCCTCGGAGGACATGTGACGTTCTGGATTGCCGGCTACAGCGAGCTGAAGGCCCTGCTTGCAGACGACAAAATCAGGGTGCTCGCCACTCTGAACGACAAGCGCATCGCACCCTACGATTATCCGACCCTTTCCGAAATGGGACTGCCGGAAGTTGCTGTCTACAACATGCGGGGCATCTGCGCTCCCCCCAGTCTTCCTGAAGATATCCGGGCTCTTCTCATTGAAGGGATCAGCAAGGCGGTAAATTCGGAAGAAATTCAGAAATGGGCGGCTGAAACGGACAGGCCAATGCTCTTCGCAGCCGGAGACGATTATTTCAAGCTTCATGAAGAGACGACGAAAATGGTGCTGGACGCTCTTCCAATGATGAAAGAGAGCATCGGAAAGAAATAATGTGAAGCGGAAACACTTGTTCCGGGAAGTTAATCAGGATCCTGAAAGGGGACTATGAAATGAAAAAAAGTATGCTCGCAGTAATGCTCCTTCTGTGTGTGGCGGCGGCTCCCGCTTTTGCTGACGACGTGTTCGTCCGCATAGGGACGAGCAGCGTGGGCGGAGGATTCTATCTCATCGGCAATACCATCGCCCAGCTCGGAACCGAGGTCGAGAAGAGCATCAACTTCACCGCGGTCACCGGTGGATCCATCAAGAACTGCATCAACCTCGGCACCAAGGAAGTGGAGCTCGGCATGGTGCAGTCCTCCACCGTGAACGATGCCTGGAACGGCACCGGGTCGTTCAAGGAGCCCATCAAGACCCTCCGGTATGTGACGGCCATCTATCCCATGCCCGCCCACATCCTTGTGAACCTTGACGCCGGAATCAAGAGCATCGGCGACTTCAAGGGCAAGAGGGTCGACTATGGTTCGGTCGGACAGGGCATAGAGGTCAACGTCCGTGAAATGATGTCCGTGTACGGCCTTACCGATGACGACGTCAGGATCGAACGTTTCGGCCGCGCCGAAGTGGCCGAGGCCCTGAAGGTGGGCGATTCCCAGGCCCACATCTGGACCACCAATGCGCCGAACGCCCAGGTCACGGACATGATCCGCTCCGGCAAGGTGGGACTCATCGGCATCGAAGCGGACAAGATCAGGGAAATCGTCGAAAAGTATCCCCACTATGCGCCCGTTACGATCCCCGGCGGAGTCTATGCCGGATATGAGAAGGACATCCCCGTGGTGGGCGCCGTCGGTTCGCTCCTCACCTACGAGGACATGCCCGAAGAGGTCATTTACAAGATCACGAAGATGATCCACGGCAACACGAAATTCCTGCAGGAAAGGCTGAATTACTTCAACAGCCTCACCCTCGACTTTGCGCTGGCCGGAATGTCCGTGCCCCTTCACCCCGGCGCGAAGAAGTTTTACGTTGAAGCCGGCCTGATCAAGGAATAGGGCCTCGTCTGCGGCGGGAGGACGGCGCGCTGGCGCCGGATCCTCCCGCCTTTTGATATCGGGAATTTCAGGGAGGAAATGATGGATACTACTGTTTCCGAAAACCAGGAGAAAAAAGTGTCTTCCGGCAAAAAGCGCTCCTTTTCGGGGAATCTCAAGATTCTTGTCACGGTTTTCACCGTTGCCCTTGCGGTCTTTCAGCTCTACACCGCCTTTTTCGGCGTTCTGCCCGCCATGCAGCAGAGGAGCCTTCACCTTGCCTTTGTTCTGCCGCTGATCTTCCTGCTCTACCCCATGTGGAAAACATCGCCGAAGGACCGTCCCAGCCTCTTCGACTGGATCTTCGCAGCAGCCGCGGCGGCCTGCACGGTCTACGTGTACCTCATGTACGAGGACATCGCGAGCAGGGCGGGAATGTACACCCAGTACGAACTCTATCTCGGTGTCGCCATGATTTTTCTTGTCTTTGAAGCCGCACGGAGAGTCCTCGGATATCCGCTGCCCATTTTCTGCGGCCTCTTCATCCTCTTCGCCTATTACGGGCGGTCCATGCCCGGGCCATTCAAACACTTCGGACTGTCAATCCCGCGCATCATCGAGGAGCTTTACCTCACCACGGACGGTCTGTTCGGACTCGTGACGGGGGTTTCGGCGACCTATATCTATCTGTTCATCCTGTTCGGGGCATTTCTCAGTTCCACGGGAACGTCCCAGTTCTTCAACGACCTTTCCATGGCCCTTACCGGGCACCTCAAGGGAGGACCGGCAAAAATCGCCGTTGTCTCAAGCGCCCTCATGGGGACCATCAGCGGCAGTACCTCCGCCAATGTGGCCACTACCGGCGCCTTTACCATTCCCCTGATGAAGAAGATCGGGTATCAGCCCCATTTCGCCGGAGCGGTCGAAGCGGCGGCATCCACAGGGGGCCAGATCATGCCTCCCGTGCTTGGAGCTGCGGCGTTCATCATCGCGGACTCCCTGGGTATTTCCTATCTCAAGGTGCTGAGCGCGGCG
Proteins encoded in this window:
- a CDS encoding 3-isopropylmalate dehydratase large subunit → MYGQTIAEKILQKHSTEPGKPVKAGDILFCSVDFLMSHDATAPMAIRAFENMGGTKVFDPSKMVLILDHATPAPYERIANLQSMMREFAREQGITFIEGGEGVCHQIVVEKGYLRPGDLALGTDSHTCTYGALGVFATGVGSTDMAAAMYTGKSWFKVPETIRVNLKGTLRKGCSAKDVILKTAGVIGADGANYRSMEFYGEWIDRASLSERLTIANMVVEMGAKCGFPCGPELGISADADARYLMDAEIDLDALVPVVARPHAVDDVCPVSEVRDVAIHQAFLGSCTNGRMEDLREAARILKGKKIAEGVRLIIAPASRQVMLQAMEEGVLTTLIEAGGAVFTPGCGVCVGTHGGVPADGEVVLSTSNRNFKGRMGNNKALIYLASPLTIAASVITGRITDPRELEG
- a CDS encoding 3-isopropylmalate dehydratase; amino-acid sequence: MKLQGHAVKYGDNISTDLIIAGKHTKTLNVRDLADHAMEDLDPSFGEKISGGGVLVAGTYFGCGSSREQAPVALKEAGVLFIAAKTFSRIFYRNAVNIGLAVVECDTDSIGEGDILEYDVGSDVLKNRSKNLELAVTPLPEIMVEILKEGGVVPYIKKHGGF
- a CDS encoding Bug family tripartite tricarboxylate transporter substrate binding protein gives rise to the protein MCAFLVLFVIAAPSFAAFPDGKPIRIVNPFAAGGAGDVEVRMLAPLMEKHFGVPVVVENMTGAGGRIAYDKMYRETADGHTLFYNNQPALQLGEFLYDGRYKGNEFTYLVNVVNDPRYLLVLKSSPYQTFQDLLETSKKKDISCAVSGLGSSGHLGSVQLVLAGLKHRIVPFDGTAPSKAAFLGGHVTFWIAGYSELKALLADDKIRVLATLNDKRIAPYDYPTLSEMGLPEVAVYNMRGICAPPSLPEDIRALLIEGISKAVNSEEIQKWAAETDRPMLFAAGDDYFKLHEETTKMVLDALPMMKESIGKK
- a CDS encoding TAXI family TRAP transporter solute-binding subunit translates to MKKSMLAVMLLLCVAAAPAFADDVFVRIGTSSVGGGFYLIGNTIAQLGTEVEKSINFTAVTGGSIKNCINLGTKEVELGMVQSSTVNDAWNGTGSFKEPIKTLRYVTAIYPMPAHILVNLDAGIKSIGDFKGKRVDYGSVGQGIEVNVREMMSVYGLTDDDVRIERFGRAEVAEALKVGDSQAHIWTTNAPNAQVTDMIRSGKVGLIGIEADKIREIVEKYPHYAPVTIPGGVYAGYEKDIPVVGAVGSLLTYEDMPEEVIYKITKMIHGNTKFLQERLNYFNSLTLDFALAGMSVPLHPGAKKFYVEAGLIKE